A region of the Pantoea alfalfae genome:
GTGTTGTGACCCACCCCGGTGGTCAGCAGTTCATCATCCTGCCAGACGGTGCCGTCAATCAGCAGGCAATCCGCTTTTTGCAGCCACGGCAGGATCACCGCATCCGGTTCGCCCAGACCTGGCGCGTAGAGCAGCGTCTGCCCATTCGCCCGGTTTTCAATAAACAGCGCCACGTTATGACCGGGCAGCGGCCGGTCGCGATACGGCGAGTAAGGCGGTGCATTACTGATAATAGGAATCGCGGTGAACTGCAAATCGGTGCAGACATCGACGCTGAACGGGGTCAGTGGCGCAATCGGCCGGTGCTGTAAACCGCCGTTCCAGTGGGTCAGCATCGGAAAGATCGGGAAGCCGGTGCTGAGGTCGGCATGCACTTCCGGCGTACACCAGACCTGATGCGGGCAGCCCTCACGCAGGCTCAGCAGCCCGGTGGTGTGATCGATCTGGCTGTCGGTCAGGATAATTCCCCCGATCGCCGTGCCGCGCAGTACGCCCTTACGGGTCAGTTCTGGCGTGTGCAGGATCTGCTGGCCGATGTCAGGTGACGCGTTACATAACACCCAGTCTTCGCCGTTATCGCTGAGGATAATCGATGATTGTGTGCGTGCCTGAGCCTGAATGGTGCCATTTCGCACGCCGTGGCAGTTGGCGCAGTTACAGTTCCACTGCGGAAACCCGCCACCCGCGGCTGAGCCGAGGATTTTGATAAACATAGAGGACAACCAGAAGTTGAAAAAAATGCCCGCTCAGAGGGCGGGCAGAACGATTAACGGTTGGAGATGTAAAGAGTCACTTCCAGACCGAGACGCATATCAACGAAAGTTGGTTTTTTCCACATGAGTTACTTCCTCTTGGTTAACAGTAAATGTGCTGTCTGAAATCGGCGTGACGGCTGTTAAATGAGAACACCGTCACAATTTCCAGGCAGATGTTGCGCCAATGGCGCGTCGGGATCAAGCCCGGAACATAAGGAAATTGTTATCACAGCCCGGTCAGATGTAAAACCCGCTGCCAGTTTCCCCATGCCAGCTTCTCTGTCAGTCTCTGATCATAGCCCGCTTCCTGAAAAGCGGCGAGCAATCGCGGCATTCCGCTGACATCGCCCAGCGCGGCCGGAGGGGTAATCCCGTCGAAATCAGAGCCAAAGGCCACATGGTCGCTGCCCATTATCTTCAACAGGTGATCACAATGCTTAACAATTTCTGTTAATGGCGTTTCAGCGTCGCGTTTTCCATCGGCGCGCAGAAACGCATTGCCAAAGTTAATGCCAACCAGACCGCCGCTGTCGCGGATCGCTACCAGTTGATCGTCGGTCAGATTGCGCGGCTGTGGACAGAGGGCGTGCGCGTTGGAGTGGCTGGCGACCAGCGGCGCACGGGAAAGCCGGGCGGTGTCCCAGAACGCATTGGTATTCATGTGCGACACGTCGATCATCATCTTCAGGCTACTCGCCTGCTGAATCAGCTTTTCACCGACGGCGGTCAGCCCCGGCCCGGTATCGGGCGTGCCGGGAAACGAGCCACTGACGCCTTCACCAAAGCGGCTGCGCAGATTCCAGAATGGCCCGATACTGCGCACACCCGCCTGCCAGAAGGCGTGCAGCTGCTCGCCCTCTTCGTCCAGCGCATCGGCACCTTCAATGTGCGCCACCATCGCCAGCACGCCTTCCGCGCGGCAGGCGGCAATCTCGTCACTGCTGAGGCAGAGTCGCGCCCGTCCGCCTGGTGCCTCGGCCAGCTGCCTCAGGATATCGAGCTGCTGCCACATGATTTGCAGCGGTTCATACGGCTCATCGGCGCGGGCCGGAACAGTGCTGGCAATGTACGCCTGCGGC
Encoded here:
- the pqqB gene encoding pyrroloquinoline quinone biosynthesis protein PqqB, producing the protein MFIKILGSAAGGGFPQWNCNCANCHGVRNGTIQAQARTQSSIILSDNGEDWVLCNASPDIGQQILHTPELTRKGVLRGTAIGGIILTDSQIDHTTGLLSLREGCPHQVWCTPEVHADLSTGFPIFPMLTHWNGGLQHRPIAPLTPFSVDVCTDLQFTAIPIISNAPPYSPYRDRPLPGHNVALFIENRANGQTLLYAPGLGEPDAVILPWLQKADCLLIDGTVWQDDELLTTGVGHNTGKAMGHLALAEEQGLMALLASLPAKRKILIHINNTNPILNEQSPQRQFLTEQGIEVSWDGMAIHLQG
- the pqqA gene encoding pyrroloquinoline quinone precursor peptide PqqA, which codes for MWKKPTFVDMRLGLEVTLYISNR
- a CDS encoding dipeptidase yields the protein MLIFDGHNDLLLNLWLHHRDAPVQAFYQGIERGHLDYPRIQQGEMGGGLFAIFVPPQAYIASTVPARADEPYEPLQIMWQQLDILRQLAEAPGGRARLCLSSDEIAACRAEGVLAMVAHIEGADALDEEGEQLHAFWQAGVRSIGPFWNLRSRFGEGVSGSFPGTPDTGPGLTAVGEKLIQQASSLKMMIDVSHMNTNAFWDTARLSRAPLVASHSNAHALCPQPRNLTDDQLVAIRDSGGLVGINFGNAFLRADGKRDAETPLTEIVKHCDHLLKIMGSDHVAFGSDFDGITPPAALGDVSGMPRLLAAFQEAGYDQRLTEKLAWGNWQRVLHLTGL